The following proteins are co-located in the Malus sylvestris chromosome 13, drMalSylv7.2, whole genome shotgun sequence genome:
- the LOC126595566 gene encoding U-box domain-containing protein 6-like isoform X1, whose product MDITEVEESLFAASDAKLHGELCKTLSAVYCKITSIFPSLEAARPRSKSGIQALCSLHVALEKAKNVLQHCSESSKLYLAITGDSVLSKFEKARCALMDSLRRVEDIVPQSIGCQIEEIVSELEGSVLSLDPLEKKVGDEIIALLQQGKKFDNCNDNNELESFHQAAIKLGITSSRAALTERRALKKVIQRARAEEDKRKESIVAYLLHLMRKYSKLFRSEISDDNDSQGSAPCSPTIQGSIEDAGPGGNVQAFDRQLSKLSSFNFKSSFNSKPYNRKSGHMPLPPEELRCPISLQLMYDPVIIASGQTYERICIEKWFNDGHNTCPKTQQKLSHLFLTPNYCVKGLIASWCEQNGISVPDGPPESLDLNYWRLAFESESTDSKSMGSVGSCKVKGVKVVPLDESHTIKEDVGNETEDVTPLEEESELDVFESYQDLLTTLNEEEDFRKRCKVVEQIRLLLKEDEEARMYMGANGFVEALLHFLSSALREAGCLAQESGAMALFNLAVNNNRNKEAMLALGVISLLEEMISNPSSHGPATALYLNLSCLEEAKPVIGTSPAVPFLTQLLQANVETQCKLDALHALYNLSSVPSNIPTLISAGIISGLQSLLADSGDQMWTEKCIAVLINLGSSSSARDEMMSNLRLISALATILEADQPIEQEQAVSCLYMLCNGSEKCSQKVLKEGVIPALVSISVNGTSTGKEKAQKLLMLFREQRQRDQPPPEAEVHLSVENSDNPMTAPEPKPLCKSFSRRKMSKPFRFLWKSKSYSVYQC is encoded by the exons ATGGATATTACTGAGGTTGAAGAAAGCTTATTCGCGGCCAGCGATGCCAAG TTGCATGGAGAGCTGTGCAAGACACTCTCTGCAGTTTATTGCAAAATAACGTCGATATTTCCTTCTTTGGAAGCAGCTCGACCTAGGAGCAAGTCTGGTATCCAAGCTTTATGTTCGTTGCATGTGGCACTTGAAAAGGCTAAGAATGTTCTTCAGCATTGCTCCGAAAGTAGTAAACTTTACTTG GCTATAACTGGGGATTCTGTGCTCTCAAAGTTTGAGAAGGCTAGATGTGCTCTCATGGATAGTCTTAGGCGTGTTGAAGACATTGTTCCACAATCTATTGGTTGTCAG ATTGAAGAGATTGTTAGTGAACTTGAGGGTAGTGTGCTCTCACTTGATCCCTTAGAGAAGAAGGTTGGCGATGAAATAATTGCACTACTCCAGCAAGGGAAAAAGTTCGACAATTGTAATGACAATAATGAGCTGGAATCTTTTCATCAGGCTGCTATCAAACTTGGTATTACCTCTTCCAGGGCAGCTCTTACTGAGAGAAGAGCTTTAAAGAAAGTCATCCAAAGAGCCCGTGCTGAGGAAGATAAGCGGAAAGAGTCAATTGTGGCTTATTTATTACATCTTATGCGAAAATACTCCAAGCTGTTTAGAAGTGAAATCTCAGATGACAATGATTCACAAGGTTCTGCTCCTTGTTCTCCCACTATTCAGGGTTCCATTGAGGATGCTGGGCCCGGTGGCAATGTTCAGGCATTTGATCGACAACTGTCAAAACTTAGTTCTTTTAATTTCAAAAGTTCTTTTAATTCCAAGCCATACAATCGGAAATCAGGTCACATGCCTCTTCCACCTGAAGAATTGAGGTGTCCGATATCTTTGCAGCTTATGTATGATCCGGTCATCATCGCTTCTGGTCAGACATATGAAAGGATTTGCATTGAGAAATGGTTCAATGATGGGCACAATACCTGCCCAAAGACTCAACAGAAGCTGTCTCATCTTTTTTTAACCCCCAATTATTGTGTCAAAGGTCTCATTGCTAGTTGGTGTGAACAGAATGGAATTTCTGTTCCTGATGGTCCCCCAGAGTCTCTTGACCTCAACTATTGGAGGCTTGCATTTGAGTCTGAGTCCACTGATTCAAAATCTATGGGTAGTGTTGGCTCTTGCAAGGTGAAGGGTGTCAAGGTGGTTCCCTTAGATGAGAGCCATACCATAAAGGAAGACGTTGGAAATGAAACAGAAGATGTGACTCCATTAGAGGAAGAGTCTGAGCTTGATGTTTTCGAAAGTTATCAGGATCTTTTAACCACCTTGAATGAAGAGGAAGACTTCAGGAAGAGGTGCAAGGTAGTGGAGCAAATAAGGCTCTTGCTGAAGGAGGATGAGGAGGCCAGGATGTATATGGGTGCTAATGGATTTGTTGAAGCACTTCTACATTTTCTGAGCTCAGCTTTGCGTGAAGCGGGTTGTTTGGCTCAGGAAAGTGGAGCCATGGCTCTCTTCAATCTTGCTGTCAACAATAACAG aaacaagGAAGCAATGTTAGCATTAGGGGTGATTTCATTGCTGGAGGAAATGATCTCCAATCCCAGTTCTCATGGACCTGCAACAGCGCTCTATTTGAATCTCTCGTGCCTCGAAGAAGCCAAGCCTGTAATTGGAACAAGCCCTGCTGTCCCTTTCTTGACCCAGCTCCTTCAAGCGAATGTTGAAACCCAATGCAAGCTTGATGCCCTCCATGCCCTGTACAATCTATCGAGTGTCCCGTCAAATATTCCTACACTTATTTCAGCTGGTATTATCAGTGGTCTCCAATCCCTTCTTGCGGACTCTGGCGATCAGATGTGGACAGAAAAATGTATAGCTGTATTGATAAATTTGGGTTCAAGTAGTTCTGCCAGAGACGAAATGATGTCGAATTTGAGACTTATAAGTGCACTAGCAACAATTTTGGAGGCTGATCAACCCATTGAGCAGGAGCAAGCTGTCTCATGTCTCTATATGTTGTGTAACGGGAGCGAGAAATGCAGTCAGAAGGTCCTCAAGGAAGGAGTGATACCGGCATTGGTGTCTATTTCCGTTAATGGCACATCAACAGGAAAAGAGAAGGCTCAGAAGCTGTTAATGCTGTTCCGTGAGCAGAGACAGAGAGACCAACCACCTCCTGAGGCGGAGGTGCATCTGTCTGTTGAAAATAGTGACAACCCCATGACTGCACCGGAACCAAAGCCGCTATGCAAGTCCTTCTCAAGAAGAAAGATGAGCAAAC